In the Lebetimonas natsushimae genome, one interval contains:
- a CDS encoding 3-methyladenine DNA glycosylase, protein MEFSNSCELLLELRKKDLLKNRPKYWWPNVGTFEVVMGAILTQNTKWDNVEKALNNWKSENKEWRLEEVATFEPSFLAEIIKPAGFYNQKAKRLIALSRNILRDFGDFENFKENVSREWLLAQKGIGFETADSILCYACFRDTMVMDAYTKRLLKKKGYEFESYDDMKDWFERGVEENWDRVAEFYENDLNLCYARFHGKIVEFMKHG, encoded by the coding sequence ATGGAATTTAGTAATTCTTGTGAATTGTTGTTAGAACTTAGAAAAAAGGATTTATTAAAAAATAGGCCAAAATATTGGTGGCCAAATGTTGGAACTTTTGAAGTAGTAATGGGAGCAATTCTTACGCAAAATACTAAATGGGACAATGTAGAAAAAGCACTGAATAACTGGAAAAGTGAAAATAAAGAGTGGAGGTTAGAGGAGGTTGCTACATTTGAGCCATCTTTTTTAGCTGAAATAATAAAACCAGCCGGGTTTTATAATCAAAAGGCAAAAAGACTTATTGCACTTTCCCGTAATATTTTAAGGGATTTTGGAGATTTTGAAAACTTTAAAGAAAATGTTAGCCGTGAGTGGCTTTTAGCTCAAAAAGGAATAGGATTTGAAACGGCTGACAGTATTTTGTGTTATGCATGTTTTAGAGATACTATGGTAATGGATGCATATACAAAAAGGCTTCTTAAGAAGAAGGGGTATGAATTTGAAAGTTATGATGATATGAAAGATTGGTTTGAGCGGGGAGTGGAGGAAAACTGGGACAGGGTGGCTGAATTTTATGAAAATGATTTAAATTTGTGTTATGCAAGATTTCACGGGAAAATAGTGGAGTTTATGAAACATGGATAA
- a CDS encoding M48 family metallopeptidase, translated as MDKIFFNGIEIKYKIIKKPIKHIYLRIYDSHVEVSANRFVSNDYIKKFILKHIDHIIERQKSVNYYYLFGKKYIKNGIDEKDIYKNKLPEVILPILYKYSNKMNLHPSKISFRFNKTRWGSCSYKNSISFNYYLAKLPVELIEYVVVHELAHIKHKNHGKDFWALVEEYLPDVRERRKNLRKFEKVI; from the coding sequence ATGGATAAGATATTTTTTAATGGAATTGAAATAAAATACAAAATAATTAAAAAGCCAATAAAACATATTTATCTAAGAATTTATGATTCTCATGTAGAGGTTAGTGCAAATAGGTTTGTATCAAATGATTATATAAAAAAGTTTATTTTAAAGCATATTGACCATATAATTGAAAGACAAAAGAGCGTAAATTATTACTATCTTTTCGGAAAAAAATATATAAAAAACGGAATTGACGAAAAAGATATTTATAAAAATAAACTCCCCGAGGTTATTTTGCCGATACTTTATAAGTATTCAAATAAAATGAATCTGCATCCCAGTAAAATATCTTTTAGATTCAATAAAACAAGATGGGGAAGCTGCAGTTACAAAAATTCTATCAGTTTTAATTACTATCTTGCAAAACTGCCGGTTGAGTTGATTGAATATGTTGTGGTGCATGAACTAGCCCACATTAAACATAAAAATCACGGTAAGGATTTTTGGGCTTTGGTGGAAGAGTATTTGCCGGATGTAAGAGAAAGACGCAAAAATTTAAGAAAATTTGAAAAAGTTATTTAA
- a CDS encoding permease, with amino-acid sequence MKEKIKNSLKNSFVNLCRIIPMILAVVGLVGLFKAYITPQILQKFFNGNVIHDVLMGVIAGGVSVGQPFLSYIIGGELLKEGVSLYAVTAFILSFVTLGVVQLPLQIEIFGKRFTILFNVLSFIFTIIVSIVTVWTLKILGLV; translated from the coding sequence ATGAAAGAAAAAATAAAAAATTCTTTAAAAAATTCATTTGTAAACTTATGTAGAATTATTCCTATGATTTTGGCAGTTGTCGGTCTTGTGGGGCTTTTTAAAGCATATATAACTCCACAAATATTGCAAAAGTTTTTTAACGGTAATGTAATTCACGATGTATTGATGGGAGTAATTGCAGGGGGTGTGTCTGTTGGTCAGCCTTTTTTAAGTTATATTATAGGGGGCGAGCTTTTAAAAGAGGGAGTCAGTTTATATGCAGTTACAGCTTTTATTCTTTCTTTTGTAACTCTTGGAGTTGTACAGCTTCCTCTTCAAATAGAAATTTTCGGCAAAAGATTTACAATTCTTTTTAATGTGTTGAGTTTTATTTTTACTATTATTGTGTCTATTGTTACAGTCTGGACATTGAAAATTTTGGGGCTTGTATGA
- a CDS encoding TIGR00282 family metallophosphoesterase, giving the protein MNILFIGDIVGKPGRKMVKKYLPVLKKKENIDYVIANYENIAHGFGITVKTYEEMKNAGVDIFTGGNHTFDKKKDAIALLSEEKILRPLNYFEAPGRWYYEDENIIVISAMGNFTMPYGKNPFIEIKNFVEEKSNKFIFIDFHAEATAEKRTLFHLLKGKAGAIIGTHTHIGTDDLEIDEGTCYLTDIGLTGCRDNVIGIDENAPIMNSLTGLKHNFDVPKKCKTVFQAIVIKTDGIKSIEAKKYKAFDDSELEITQNATFNNEI; this is encoded by the coding sequence ATGAATATACTTTTTATAGGTGATATTGTAGGAAAACCCGGTAGGAAAATGGTAAAAAAATATCTGCCTGTTTTAAAAAAAAAGGAAAATATAGATTATGTAATAGCAAATTATGAGAATATTGCCCATGGTTTTGGTATAACTGTTAAAACATATGAAGAAATGAAAAATGCAGGGGTGGATATTTTTACCGGTGGAAATCACACATTTGATAAGAAAAAAGATGCAATAGCGCTTCTTAGTGAAGAAAAAATTTTAAGGCCTCTTAATTATTTTGAAGCCCCGGGCAGATGGTATTATGAAGATGAAAATATAATTGTAATCAGTGCAATGGGAAATTTTACAATGCCTTATGGAAAAAATCCTTTTATTGAAATTAAAAATTTTGTTGAAGAAAAAAGTAATAAATTTATATTTATAGATTTTCATGCTGAAGCCACAGCTGAGAAAAGAACACTTTTTCATTTACTAAAAGGAAAAGCGGGGGCAATTATAGGGACTCATACTCATATAGGTACTGATGATTTGGAAATAGATGAGGGAACATGTTATCTTACAGATATCGGACTTACAGGTTGCAGGGACAATGTAATCGGAATTGATGAAAATGCACCTATTATGAATTCACTTACAGGACTTAAACATAATTTTGACGTGCCAAAAAAATGTAAGACTGTTTTTCAGGCTATAGTTATTAAAACAGATGGTATAAAATCAATTGAAGCTAAAAAATATAAAGCTTTTGATGACTCGGAATTAGAAATTACTCAAAATGCAACATTTAATAATGAAATTTGA
- a CDS encoding permease, which yields MKSGIIMLILVILIYIGLYLSGSDTVFLALNYSFKSLKKLSFVFIMVFVMMFLIDMFVNDKKIAKYFDSAKGIKAYLIAMIAGVLSHGSSYVWYPILQSLREKGVKDSLIITFLYARSIKIPWIPMMIAYFGTGFTVGLIIYIMVASLIQGLIVRKFFEGE from the coding sequence ATGAAAAGCGGAATTATAATGTTAATACTTGTAATTTTAATTTATATAGGTTTATATTTATCAGGTTCGGATACTGTATTTTTGGCATTGAATTATAGTTTTAAATCTTTAAAAAAATTATCTTTTGTTTTTATAATGGTATTTGTTATGATGTTTTTGATTGATATGTTTGTAAATGATAAAAAAATAGCTAAATATTTTGATAGTGCAAAAGGAATTAAAGCATATTTAATTGCAATGATTGCAGGTGTTTTATCTCACGGTTCTTCTTATGTATGGTATCCAATTTTGCAGTCTCTTAGAGAAAAAGGAGTGAAAGATAGTTTGATTATTACATTTTTGTATGCAAGAAGTATAAAAATCCCTTGGATTCCTATGATGATTGCATATTTTGGCACCGGTTTTACTGTGGGCTTAATAATTTATATTATGGTAGCTTCACTAATTCAGGGACTGATTGTGAGAAAATTTTTTGAAGGAGAGTAA
- the hisS gene encoding histidine--tRNA ligase, producing MIKALRGMKDIIEDKRFLKIYDIARKVAENYGYNYIETPILEETRLFKRSVGESSDIVNKEMYEFIDKGGNDVCLRPEGTAGVVRSFIEHKFDRQGTPKRFWYFGPMFRYERPQKGRLREFHQFGIESFGEESVWEDVLIIAIASDIFKKLNIDYTLKINSLGCEKCMPEYKEKLVTFLEKNKEALCEDCQRRITQNPIRTLDCKNQNCQAILKDAPKITDNLCQTCQKDFEKLQEGLKALNIPFEIDKHLVRGLDYYTKTTFEFISNEIGAQSAICGGGRYDRLVEMLGGKPTPGVGFAIGIERIIDLVKVENEREGIYMGALVEEAIPFILKKANEIRTQKVYVEPKIKSLKAHLKAADKGNFKKALIVGEDELKEGRFFEKNL from the coding sequence ATGATTAAAGCTTTAAGAGGTATGAAAGATATTATCGAAGATAAAAGATTTTTAAAAATTTACGACATCGCAAGAAAAGTAGCTGAAAATTACGGATACAATTATATTGAAACCCCTATTTTGGAAGAAACAAGACTATTTAAAAGAAGTGTGGGCGAGAGCAGTGATATTGTAAATAAAGAAATGTATGAATTTATCGACAAAGGCGGAAATGATGTATGCTTAAGACCCGAAGGAACTGCTGGAGTTGTCAGAAGTTTTATAGAACATAAATTTGATAGACAAGGGACTCCAAAAAGATTTTGGTATTTTGGCCCAATGTTCAGGTATGAAAGACCCCAAAAAGGAAGACTTAGAGAATTTCACCAGTTTGGAATTGAGAGTTTCGGGGAAGAAAGTGTATGGGAAGATGTTTTGATTATAGCTATTGCAAGCGATATTTTTAAAAAATTAAATATTGACTATACCCTAAAAATAAATTCTCTTGGGTGTGAAAAATGTATGCCAGAATATAAAGAAAAATTAGTAACATTTCTTGAAAAAAATAAAGAAGCATTATGTGAAGACTGTCAAAGAAGAATTACCCAAAACCCTATAAGAACACTTGACTGTAAAAATCAAAACTGCCAGGCAATTTTAAAAGATGCCCCTAAAATTACAGATAATTTATGCCAAACTTGTCAAAAAGATTTTGAAAAACTACAGGAGGGATTAAAAGCATTAAATATTCCTTTTGAAATAGATAAACACTTAGTAAGGGGACTTGATTATTATACAAAAACAACTTTTGAATTTATAAGCAATGAAATAGGAGCACAAAGCGCAATATGCGGAGGCGGAAGATATGACAGACTTGTAGAAATGCTTGGAGGAAAACCAACACCCGGAGTCGGATTTGCAATTGGAATTGAAAGAATTATTGATTTAGTAAAAGTTGAAAATGAAAGAGAGGGTATTTATATGGGGGCACTGGTTGAAGAAGCGATTCCGTTTATATTAAAAAAAGCGAATGAAATAAGAACCCAAAAAGTTTATGTAGAACCAAAAATAAAATCCCTCAAAGCACATTTAAAAGCTGCTGATAAAGGAAATTTTAAAAAAGCATTGATTGTAGGTGAAGATGAATTAAAAGAGGGAAGATTTTTTGAAAAGAACCTTTAA
- a CDS encoding EcsC family protein: MVFLFFKSSHELAKKYNINTLDRLIRNESLKAGVWGFITGFGGIVLLPVTLPLNIIAVLFIQLRMISAIAIIGKYDLNNEHVVILVKSCILGDTIKEILKKFTIKESEVIAKEVLEKLTIVMISKISSKMEFRLAEDVTKKITFSVSRFIPFISGIIGFIIDSLATFSVGYVAKEIFILKDIDENEKIRHKNKFIQLIIILSINAAVVIMAIIIYLFAKGKYFMIEFFIK, translated from the coding sequence ATGGTTTTTTTGTTTTTTAAAAGCAGTCATGAGCTTGCTAAAAAATATAATATAAATACATTAGACAGATTAATCAGAAACGAATCTTTAAAAGCTGGAGTATGGGGATTTATTACCGGCTTTGGGGGAATTGTTTTACTTCCTGTTACTCTTCCTTTAAATATTATTGCTGTTTTGTTTATACAGCTTAGAATGATAAGTGCCATTGCTATAATCGGAAAATATGATTTAAATAATGAACATGTGGTAATATTGGTAAAGAGTTGCATACTTGGAGATACAATAAAAGAAATTTTGAAAAAATTTACGATAAAAGAAAGCGAAGTTATAGCAAAAGAAGTTTTGGAAAAACTTACAATTGTAATGATTTCAAAAATTAGTTCTAAGATGGAGTTTCGGTTAGCAGAAGATGTTACTAAAAAAATTACGTTTAGTGTAAGTAGATTTATTCCTTTTATTTCAGGTATTATAGGATTTATAATTGATAGTTTGGCTACCTTTTCTGTCGGATATGTTGCTAAGGAAATTTTTATTTTAAAAGATATAGATGAAAATGAAAAAATAAGACATAAAAATAAATTTATACAATTGATTATAATATTAAGTATAAATGCTGCTGTAGTAATTATGGCGATAATTATATATCTTTTTGCAAAAGGAAAATATTTTATGATTGAATTTTTTATAAAATAG